The following are from one region of the Hemitrygon akajei chromosome 31, sHemAka1.3, whole genome shotgun sequence genome:
- the LOC140719015 gene encoding guanylate-binding protein 3-like — protein sequence MSETRVHDTSIQKMEKPLQLVCNEDGKLQLNPEALKVLQSFEDPMVVVAVVGAARTGKSYLMNCLAGDKKGFSVDSTTQAHTKGIWMWCRSLPQRPNEVLLLLDTEGLGDPDKGDIDNDNSIYLLAILLSSILIYNGQRNIDQQSLQDLHFVTELSKRIQMKSQPDDSDNWDFVRFFPEFVWVIRDLTLDLNADGKNASPNEYLEHILKLKDGEISEQDKKYNELRRCIRDNFPSRCCFAFPPPTHWKKLKQLQELEDKDLEEDFTKERQKLINYLHTHKKVKRVLGGQLVTGRRFVELAKVYIGMMADGGLPCVEGSVAKLTEVENQAAVDEALKFYDDGMKEITESGCTTMSKLIENHDVKRIEAFNIFNKRSMNNNSGEYIIQLEEKINSIYKSHMVKIKEKFEKECETHLKKVMSSIKKKVTSGHYQKPGGIQELKEDLDKAIKEYEERTKNEMEGWAVLEGEKPRLNHAQNLDSKLTAEQMLASALEQELERVKQEMEKMEQRRKAYEECRNKEIMEQIRKRLEDGKTCSVEELKEAMEHMRSEKEKYAVEGRMEDAQRAQQGYEYLKKKYEGATEWSVVKFMRENAENLNTLLTVLGSMAALVLSIAKK from the exons ATGTCGGAAACCAGGGTCCATGATACCTCCATACAGAAGATGGAGAAACCCTTGCAGCTggtttgtaatgaggatgggaAGCTACAGCTTAACCCAGAGGCTCTGAAGGTCCTCCAGTCCTTTGAGGATCCAATGGTTGTTGTGGCTGTGGTTGGTGCTGCTCGTACAGGGAAGTCCTACCTCATGAACTGTCTTGCGGGAGACAAGAAAG gATTCTCAGTGGATTCAACCACGCAGGCTCACACCAAAGGAATCTGGATGTGGTGTCGATCCCTCCCTCAGAGACCTAATGAGGTCCTCCTGTTGTTGGACACCGAAGGTCTGGGAGATCCTGACAAG GGAGACATCGATAATGATAATTCTATCTATTTACTGGCTATTCTTCTGAGCAGCATCCTTATTTACAATGGTCAAAGAAACATAGACCAGCAATCCCTGCAAGACCTACA TTTTGTGACTGAACTGTCCAAGCGGATCCAGATGAAGTCCCAGCCTGATGACTCTGACAATTGGGATTTTGTCCGTTTCTTCCCTGAATTTGTCTGGGTGATCCGTGATTTGACACTGGATTTGAACGCTGATGGCAAAAATGCATCTCCAAATGAGTACCTGGAGCACATCCTGAAACTGAAGGACG GTGAGATCAGTGAGCAGGACAAGAAATATAATGAACTCCGCAGGTGTATCCGTGATAATTTTCCCTCACGTTGCTGCTTTGCATTTCCACCTCCCACACACTGGAAGAAACTTAAGCAGCTCCAGGAATTGGAGGACAAGGATCTGGAAGAGGATTTCACCAAGGAGCGGCAGAAACTCATCAATTACCTTCACACCCACAAGAAAGTCAAGAGAGTTCTTGGGGGTCAGCTGGTCACAGGCAGGA GATTTGTTGAATTGGCAAAGGTGTACATCGGGATGATGGCGGATGGTGGCCTACCATGTGTGGAGGGCAGTGTCGCCAAATTAACGGAGGTAGAAAACCAAGCAGCAGTAGATGAAGCTCTGAAATTCTATGATGATGGAATGAAAGAAATCACAGAATCTGGCTGTACTACTATGAGCAAACTCATAGAGAATCACGATGTGAAGAGGATAGAGGCATTCAATATCTTCAACAAAAGATCTATGAACAACAACAGTGGCGAATACATCATACAGCTAGAG GAGAAGATTAATTCTATTTACAAGTCTCACATGGTCAAGATCAAGGAAAAGTTTGAAAAGGAATGTGAGACACATCTGAAAAAGGTAATgtcatcaattaaaaaaaaagtgacatCTGGACATTACCAGAAACCTGGTGGTATCCAGGAGCTGAAGGAGGATCTTGATAAGGCCATCAAGGAGTATGAAGAAAGGACAAAGAATGAGATGGAG GGGTGGGCTGTCCTGGAAGGGGAAAAACCTCGTCTAAACCATGCACAGAATTTGGACAGCAAACTGACAGCCGAACAAATGCTTGCctctg CTTTGGAACAGGAGCTCGAGAGGGTGAAACAGGAGATGGAGAAGATGGAGCAGAGGAGGAAGGCATATGAGGAATGCAGGAATAAGGAAATCATGGAGCAGATCAGGAAAAGGCTTGAGGATGGTAAAACATGCAGCgtggaagagctgaaggaagCCATGGAGCATATGAGGAGTGAGAAGGAGAAATATGCAGTTGAAGGCAGGATGGAGGATGCACAAAGGGCTCAGCAGGGGTACGAGTATCTGAAGAAAAAATATGAAGGGGCAACAGAATGGAGTGTAGTGAAATTCATGAGGGAGAATGCTGAGAATTTGAATACACTGCTGACTGTATTGGGCAGTATGGCAGCACTTGTTCTATCCATAGCAAAAAAGTAG